GCAGACAGGGATTCTGAAGTTCATCAGGTACTTACTGCTAAAGTATTTCCTATTCAGGCCGAGGTGGTCAGTTTGGGTAATTGGATAGGATAAAAAATCAAAACTCCGGATAATAATCCGGAGTTTTGATTTTTTCTTAGTTCTCATTTATTTTAATGGAGTTTTCTTTATATTTTCCACTTCTTTCTCCATTCTGTTTTCCCAGCCTTTTCCATTTCTTTTATCCAAGTAGGGTTGCACTGTTTCTTTATATTTTTTTTCGCCTTTTACTGATATAAAGATCAGTTTGTTTCTCATTGTTAAATATTTGATCAGCGGTCTTTAAATAAAATTTGATAAACTTTTAAAATAATAAATCCAATCACAAAAAGTGCTATAGCAAGAACAATAGCCCTAAAATAAAGCTTTTGATATGCCGGATAATCAGAAGGAACTTTAAAATCATCAGCTGACTGAATCTTATTTTCCTTCAATATTTTTTCAATTCTGGCAGCATCTTTTTTATTGAAGTAAAATCTGATATCACCGGAAGCAGTTTGCATTTCAGAATCAGTCCAGTATTCAATATTAGCTTCGCAGAGCTTGCTTTCGAAGTCTATGGATTTTCGGAAAGGAATGTAGATCCGGTATTGTTCGTTATCAAAAATGGTTGGTTTCATAGGTTCTCAGATACTGTATATTAGTTCACGGTTCCTATAGCCAGAAAAACGATCAGCATAAAACCTGTAATACCTAAAATAAAAATGGAAAATTTCTTAATATCTTCAAAACTCCTTCCTTTTTTTAAGATCAATCTTCTGAAGCCGTTTGATATTAATGAGAGTAATGCTGTGATAAAGACCAGTCCCAGAGCAGAGCATACTCCCGGCCCGGGAAATGTTTGTAAGGTATTTTTATTTCCGGAATGAGGAAGAAAATCATACAGGAAAAGTGCATTCCACGCAATAATCAGCAATATAGGGACTAAAGGTTTTAAAGGAAATCCACCCTGCATTTGCTGTTCAATAATTGTATAATTCTTTGGAGGTGCAGTATTTTCTTTAGCTGCTAAAAATCCGGTTTTTTCTATTTCATTGATTATTCCTGCAGGATCTCTAAAGGTCCAGAAAATAACATTTGAATTGTACTTCTCAACGCGATGATCGATTTTGATTCCCTGTCCGATCAGAGGAATTGAAGTGTACGGCTTTATAGAGATAATATCCTGAGGTTGGAAAACAAGATTGCCTACCAGGGAAGCATTAATCTTTAGTATATCTGCATCAACATACAGGTCAGCAAATGGATAAGTGGCATTGGCAAGACCAATCCTTGCACCACCTGTTAATGTGAAGTTTTTTTCCATAATTATAAAACTCGTTTTTGTTGTTCACTTTCACGGATTGTTTTCTCCAATCTGGATATCATGGTTTTCTCCTGTTTGGCAGACATGATCCAGTGCAGCATGACTTTCTTATATGATGGTGCTTGATTACTAAAAAAATCCCAGGCTTTTTTATTCGATTTGAATTGTTTTTCAAAGGCAGGACTTAATTCGGCCAGAGCATTTTCATGGGAATATATTGCTGTTTTTTCCTGTTTTCTCAATGCAAATGCTTTGAGACCCGCTGTTTTCATTAATCCTGCTTGAGTCAGATCTTCAACCTTTTTTATATTGATCGCACTCCAGATGCTTGTCGGTTTTCTGGGAGTAAAGCGGATGGTATATTTTTCGTCGTCTACACTTTTTCTTACTCCATCAATCCAGCCATAGCATAAAGCCTGGTCTACAGATTCCGACCAGGTCATAGAGGGTTTCTTTGTCCCTATTTTATAAAATCCTACCAACAGTTCTGTTTTTGTTTCGTGGTTCTTTTCCAGCCATTCCCGAAAATCCTGTGGTGTTGAAAAAAATTGTATTTCCATCCGTTACTTTTACTTTTTTAAAGATGTTTTCAATTCCCTGAATACTATTTTCCGGTAATATTTTCTAGCTTTCCTCATAAGTTCAGGGGTAGAAATATTTTCGTTGACCTGCATCCCGTTAAAATAAAATTTGGTTCTATGACTGTTAATACTTCGCATGGCAAAATCAAGATCTCGTAATGTATCCCGGTCAATAACTAACTTTTTGATTTTATAAAAGCGAATGTCATTTTTACGGAAACCCGGATATCTTTCCAACATTCTTTCACTCATTGGGAAGATGGTGTCGAAAATAATATTGTTATTTTTAAGTTTGTCTACAATTTCTTCCTGTGAATAATTAACTGTAATATGGCATTTTGAACATTGCAGATTACCACGGCTTACGGTATAGCTGAAGCTTGGCGGGGGAGAAGTAGCCATCAAAACAAACAATGAAGGAATTAAAATAAAGGTTGGATGAAGATATGGTATTTTGATCCTGTGTAAGTTGTCAGCTCTTTGAATGATGAAATATGGGATGGGCAAGAACAGCAAAGCCAGCAGATCAGAATAATCAACAACTCTTGTTACAGGAATCAATGCATATTGATTATACCAATTGATCGCCCCTTCGGAATAACCGGATTTCCAGAATAGAAAGAGTAAAGCACCAATCCATATGGAATGAATTTTAAGTCTCGGAAAAATATAAGACAGGAGTAAAGGCAGGATGATAATTCCAACAACATCCGAGAGTTTGCCTGTAAGGAAGTTTGCGAATTCATATTTAAAAAAATGATCATTCAGGAACAAAATGAGCAGACAGACTACAAATATATAATTGAGAAGAAGATATTTATTTCTTTGGATTTTCATCAGATATCAGTTAATATTCAAATCCGAATTTACACAAATTACAGAGAAAAATAAAAGCAGATGAAATTTCATCTGCTTTTATTCCTACCGGACAAGGCTGGTGTGTCTCAATTCTTTTTCTTTACAGGATCTTTCCGGGTGTTGAATACAATAATATTACTGGTCTTAAGCCGGTTAACTAACCATGTTTTTAATTTTTCTTCATCTATCTTGGTTTCCGACTGATAAATAAAAGCAGTTTCCAGACTTGTTGAATCCGTAGTAAAATAATTTTGGAGTTTTCCGATAGCCATCTCCTGAACCTCCGGGAAGAGGATCTTTACTTCTTTTACCAATTCAGGATTATCCATTTTATAGAGGTTCAGTTCATTCTTTAATTCATTAACCTGAAGATCCTTTTCTGTAATATTGGTTTTTTGAAGATTGATTTCGCTTAAGATCTCTTTTTTAAGATCGCTGGTGTTTTGTTTAATAACGAGATTGGTGTTTTTTATCCCAAAATCCTGTAATGAAGTATTAAATTTCTTTATTTCCGTACTGTCGAATTTTGTAGATAAAAAAGCAAGTTCAATAGATTTGGGATTGGCATTATAATCCACTTTTTTATAGATTACAGTATATCCTTTTTTTGAAAATTCTTCATTGATGAAGTTCTCTACATTCTGGTTGTATTTTTTTTGGTTTAAAAGGTTATAAGCCAAATAACAACTCGGAACAATCATAATAATGATCAGGATCGAAATGCCATAACGTATTCTTTTTTCAAACGCTTTATTGGTGGTTTCTACAGCCTGATATTTGAGAGATTTTATGATCAGGAAGGTAGAAATACAAATAAAGAAACAGTTGATGGTATACAGGTAAAATGCCCCTGCCACAAAAGACCAGTTTGCAGTTGCAATACCGAATCCTGCAGTACACAATGGAGGCATTAACGCTGTTGCGATGGCCACTCCCGGAATGGGGTTTCCTTTTTCAATTCTTGTGATGGATATCGCTCCCACAATTCCACCGAAAAAAGCAATCAGGACATCATAAATATTAGGCGAAGTCCTAGCCAGCAGTTCAGACTGAATATCTTTGAACGGACTTAAATAAAAATATAAGCTTGAAACTGTTAAGCTGACCACCGTGGCGATCAGCAGATTTTTCATGGATTTCTTTAAAAGACTGAAATTAAACGTAGCCAAAGCAAAACCTGCTCCTACAATAGGTCCCATAAGTGGGGAAATCAACATGGCTCCTATAATTACAGCCGTTGAGTTTACATTTAATCCTACCGACGCAATAAGTATAGCACAGGCCAGAATCCATAAATTGGCTCCCCTGAAGGATACATTATTGGTCACATTTTCAAGAACAATAGCAGGATTTTCTTCTCCGTTATGGAGATTTAAAAAATTGGAAATCGTTTTTCTCATTTTTGTTGTGTGTTATAAGGGTGAAGAATAAAATCTCATTACTTCACTTTTTCGCAAATATAAATGTTTAGGATATAATTCCAAAAAATAAATATGAGTATAAAACACAATCTATGATTTCTTTGTTATGGCCTTCACAGAGCTGTTTTAATCCCCATTAAACATCTTCATTAGTTTTTCTATAGCTTTAGGTTCATGCATCAGCACCGTATTATCCAAAGTAACCCGGGTAATTTCTGAAGCTCTTTTTAGCATTTGGCTTTCATAATGAGATAAAGCATCCTGGACGGTGTCATACTTGTTGCTAGTGAGGCATTCTGCAAGCTCATATGCATCCTGCATCGCCATATTTACTCCCTCTCCGGCATAAGGTGGCATTCTATGGGCAGCATCCCCTAACATGGTCAGGTTAGGAAGTGTTTCCCA
The sequence above is drawn from the Chryseobacterium daecheongense genome and encodes:
- a CDS encoding YdeI/OmpD-associated family protein, with the protein product MEIQFFSTPQDFREWLEKNHETKTELLVGFYKIGTKKPSMTWSESVDQALCYGWIDGVRKSVDDEKYTIRFTPRKPTSIWSAINIKKVEDLTQAGLMKTAGLKAFALRKQEKTAIYSHENALAELSPAFEKQFKSNKKAWDFFSNQAPSYKKVMLHWIMSAKQEKTMISRLEKTIRESEQQKRVL
- a CDS encoding DUF389 domain-containing protein encodes the protein MRKTISNFLNLHNGEENPAIVLENVTNNVSFRGANLWILACAILIASVGLNVNSTAVIIGAMLISPLMGPIVGAGFALATFNFSLLKKSMKNLLIATVVSLTVSSLYFYLSPFKDIQSELLARTSPNIYDVLIAFFGGIVGAISITRIEKGNPIPGVAIATALMPPLCTAGFGIATANWSFVAGAFYLYTINCFFICISTFLIIKSLKYQAVETTNKAFEKRIRYGISILIIIMIVPSCYLAYNLLNQKKYNQNVENFINEEFSKKGYTVIYKKVDYNANPKSIELAFLSTKFDSTEIKKFNTSLQDFGIKNTNLVIKQNTSDLKKEILSEINLQKTNITEKDLQVNELKNELNLYKMDNPELVKEVKILFPEVQEMAIGKLQNYFTTDSTSLETAFIYQSETKIDEEKLKTWLVNRLKTSNIIVFNTRKDPVKKKN